From a region of the Halomonas sp. HL-93 genome:
- the mnmH gene encoding tRNA 2-selenouridine(34) synthase MnmH: MNLPTVPADTRLIQKECPLIDVRAPVEFAKGALPGAVNLPLMVDDERHQVGIAYQEQGQQAAIALGNDLVNGTVKEARVAAWRDYVSHHPEAIIYCFRGGLRSQIAQQWLADTGLVRPRIAGGWKALRQRLIAQIDVAAQQPLLVVAGLTGCAKTVLINRLANGVDLEGFAQHKGSAFGRSPEPPPCQIDFEHRLSKRLLALPGPLVVEDESRQIGEVNVPLSFWETMACAIRIRVEMPLDWRLEQLQRDYILDLEHAYQLRYGPEEGWQRMCQQLSNALIRLKKRLGSARLQRLQRLQSLAFTAHEHGNPQAHEAWLAPLLTEYYDPMYRYHLQRQRDAGVLEYHAGDWESCLAAARQWSLDQAAVH, encoded by the coding sequence GTGAACCTACCGACCGTTCCTGCTGATACCCGTCTCATTCAAAAAGAGTGCCCGTTGATCGACGTACGCGCGCCCGTTGAGTTTGCCAAGGGTGCTTTGCCTGGCGCTGTCAATCTGCCATTGATGGTTGACGATGAGCGCCATCAAGTAGGTATCGCTTACCAAGAGCAGGGGCAGCAAGCGGCGATTGCCCTGGGTAACGACTTGGTGAACGGAACTGTCAAAGAGGCCCGCGTAGCGGCTTGGCGAGATTATGTGAGTCACCACCCCGAAGCGATCATTTACTGCTTTCGCGGTGGCTTGCGGTCGCAAATTGCCCAGCAGTGGCTTGCCGATACAGGCTTGGTCAGGCCGCGTATCGCAGGGGGCTGGAAAGCGCTGCGCCAACGTCTGATCGCCCAAATAGACGTAGCCGCTCAACAACCACTGTTAGTGGTGGCAGGGCTAACGGGCTGCGCTAAAACGGTACTGATTAATCGATTAGCCAACGGCGTTGATCTAGAAGGGTTTGCCCAGCACAAAGGTTCGGCGTTTGGGCGTTCACCTGAACCACCGCCTTGCCAAATCGACTTTGAACACCGTTTGTCAAAGCGATTGCTGGCACTCCCAGGCCCGTTGGTGGTTGAAGATGAATCACGGCAAATTGGTGAAGTGAACGTGCCGCTCAGCTTTTGGGAGACAATGGCGTGTGCGATACGCATACGCGTGGAAATGCCGCTGGATTGGCGGTTGGAACAGCTGCAGCGTGACTATATTCTCGATCTTGAACACGCTTACCAGTTGCGCTACGGACCCGAAGAAGGGTGGCAGCGTATGTGCCAGCAGCTTAGTAACGCATTGATCCGCTTGAAGAAACGGCTAGGAAGCGCCAGGTTGCAACGGCTTCAACGGCTTCAGTCACTGGCCTTCACGGCGCACGAACACGGCAACCCTCAAGCACATGAAGCTTGGTTGGCCCCGCTGCTGACGGAATATTATGACCCAATGTACCGCTATCATTTACAGCGCCAGCGAGACGCTGGCGTGCTGGAATACCATGCCGGGGATTGGGAAAGCTGCCTAGCTGCTGCCCGCCAATGGAGCCTTGACCAAGCAGCAGTCCACT